One Acetobacteroides hydrogenigenes genomic window carries:
- a CDS encoding nucleotidyltransferase substrate binding protein codes for MDTRWIQRFNNLNKAISSLSVSLLEDTSNNITLRAGVIQFFEMTFVLAWKTLKDYLNEIGYDEVNSPRSAIKKAFEIGIVDDGHLWLKALEDRNLTAHTYEEETAIEVERLIRESYYPMVLELQKKLEQVRNAEGV; via the coding sequence ATGGATACGCGTTGGATTCAGCGGTTTAACAATTTGAATAAGGCGATTAGTAGCCTTTCTGTAAGCTTGCTCGAGGACACATCGAATAACATAACTCTTCGTGCTGGGGTTATCCAATTCTTTGAGATGACATTTGTGCTAGCATGGAAGACCTTAAAGGATTACCTTAACGAGATTGGGTACGACGAGGTAAACTCACCTCGCTCTGCAATTAAGAAGGCCTTCGAGATAGGTATTGTTGATGATGGCCATCTCTGGTTAAAGGCATTGGAAGATCGTAACTTAACAGCTCATACCTACGAGGAGGAAACGGCAATAGAAGTGGAACGGTTAATTCGCGAATCCTACTACCCAATGGTTTTAGAATTGCAAAAGAAGCTTGAACAAGTAAGGAATGCAGAAGGAGTATAG
- a CDS encoding nucleotidyltransferase domain-containing protein: MAEVFSSFSEVEKCVLFGSRAKGTYRNGSDVDVALFGGNISHTIARDISFVLNEESPLPYHFDIVVYNQITNADLKEHIDRVGVVIYARQ, encoded by the coding sequence ATGGCAGAAGTATTTTCGAGCTTTAGCGAAGTCGAAAAATGTGTTCTATTTGGGAGTAGAGCCAAGGGAACATACCGTAATGGGAGTGATGTTGATGTTGCTTTATTTGGGGGAAACATAAGCCATACCATTGCTCGCGATATATCATTTGTTTTAAACGAAGAATCTCCGCTCCCTTACCATTTTGATATTGTTGTGTATAATCAAATAACCAATGCAGACCTTAAAGAGCATATCGATAGGGTTGGAGTTGTAATTTATGCCAGACAATAA
- the gmd gene encoding GDP-mannose 4,6-dehydratase, producing the protein MSKVALITGVTGQDGAYLSEYLLKKGYIVHGIKRRSSLFNTDRIDHIYQDPHVENRNFILHYGDLTDSMNITRIIQEVQPDEIYNLAAMSHVHVSFETPEYVGNADGLGTLRILEAVRLLGLTEKTRIYQASTSELYGLVQAVPQSETTPFYPRSPYAVAKLYGYWITVNYREAYKMHASNGILFNHESPIRGETFVTRKVTRAMSRIALGMQDKMFMGNLSSQRDWGHAKDYIRAMYLILQQDEPSDYVIATGITTSIREFIKLAGNEAGLTIDFRGEGVNETGHVVAVDETKFVERVGEKYLEAMKQRIANQEQVVGVDPKYFRPTEVDLLIGDPTKSKTKLGWEPKYDLKGLVEDMMQSDIKLFKKDAYLKEGGYQVMNYFE; encoded by the coding sequence ATGAGTAAAGTTGCATTAATTACCGGAGTAACAGGTCAAGATGGTGCCTATCTATCGGAATACCTATTAAAGAAAGGATACATTGTACATGGTATTAAGCGTAGGTCGTCGTTGTTTAATACCGATAGAATCGACCATATCTACCAAGATCCACATGTGGAGAATCGTAACTTTATCCTTCACTATGGCGATTTGACCGATAGCATGAATATTACCCGTATTATTCAGGAGGTTCAACCCGATGAAATCTACAATCTCGCAGCAATGAGCCACGTGCATGTTAGCTTCGAGACTCCCGAATACGTTGGTAACGCCGATGGATTAGGAACGCTTCGTATTTTAGAGGCTGTTCGTTTACTTGGATTAACCGAAAAGACAAGAATATATCAGGCATCAACATCCGAGCTATATGGATTGGTGCAGGCTGTGCCACAAAGTGAGACTACACCTTTCTACCCACGATCTCCATACGCTGTTGCAAAGCTTTACGGTTACTGGATTACCGTAAACTACCGTGAGGCATACAAGATGCATGCAAGCAACGGTATTCTATTTAACCACGAGTCGCCAATACGAGGAGAAACTTTTGTAACCCGTAAGGTAACTCGTGCCATGAGCCGTATTGCATTGGGCATGCAGGATAAGATGTTTATGGGTAACCTTAGCTCGCAGCGCGACTGGGGGCATGCCAAGGATTACATTCGTGCAATGTACCTGATTCTTCAGCAAGATGAGCCTAGCGACTACGTTATTGCAACAGGAATAACCACCTCTATTCGCGAGTTCATTAAGCTAGCAGGTAATGAAGCTGGCTTAACCATCGACTTCCGCGGTGAGGGCGTTAACGAAACCGGACATGTTGTTGCCGTAGATGAGACTAAGTTTGTTGAGCGAGTAGGCGAAAAGTACCTAGAGGCAATGAAGCAGCGTATTGCCAACCAGGAGCAGGTTGTTGGTGTCGATCCTAAATACTTCCGTCCAACCGAGGTTGATTTGTTAATAGGTGATCCTACCAAGTCGAAGACAAAGCTAGGCTGGGAACCTAAGTACGATCTTAAGGGACTAGTTGAAGATATGATGCAGTCAGACATCAAGCTCTTCAAGAAGGATGCCTACCTTAAGGAGGGTGGATATCAGGTGATGAACTACTTTGAATAA
- a CDS encoding GxxExxY protein — MSDILYKEESYKIVGACMKVHRTLGAGFLEVVYQIALEKEFTSQNIPFSSQVKLPVFYEGESLGKYYVADFICYEKIVVEIKSASFISEPQEKQLINYLKATGKKLGILVNFGAKSLQYKRAINSHP, encoded by the coding sequence ATGTCGGATATACTGTACAAGGAGGAAAGTTACAAGATAGTCGGTGCATGTATGAAGGTGCATCGTACGCTTGGGGCTGGATTTCTTGAGGTAGTTTATCAAATTGCATTAGAAAAGGAGTTTACTTCACAAAATATCCCGTTTAGTTCACAGGTAAAGTTGCCTGTTTTCTATGAGGGTGAATCGTTGGGAAAATATTATGTTGCAGACTTTATTTGCTACGAAAAGATTGTAGTAGAGATAAAGTCTGCATCTTTTATATCTGAACCGCAGGAAAAACAGCTAATAAACTACCTTAAAGCAACAGGAAAGAAACTTGGTATACTTGTCAATTTTGGCGCAAAGTCCCTACAGTACAAACGAGCTATAAATTCGCACCCTTAG
- a CDS encoding GDP-L-fucose synthase family protein, whose product MELTSKIYVAGHKGLVGSAIWKNLQAKGYTNLVGRASSELDLRDQKAVEEFFAAEKPEYVFLAAAKVGGIMANSIYRADFIYQNLQIQNNVIHNAYLHGVKKLLFLGSTCIYPRDAQQPMKETELLTSPLEYTNEPYAIAKIAGIKMCESYNLQYGTNYIAVMPTNLYGPNDNFDLEKSHVLPAMIRKMHLGKCLFNNDWDALREDLNKRPVEGVSGDAAELDILRVLAKYGVYYANYANIDGLNQEAIREIRSNSSNSCTVELWGTGTPLREFLWSEEMADASVFCMENVNFDDLVREIRSNSSNSQEIRNTHINIGTGREITIRDLAYRIKEVVGFGGEIVFNSDKPDGTMRKLTDPSKLHSLGWHHKIEIEDGVKMMYDWYIS is encoded by the coding sequence ATGGAATTAACATCTAAAATATACGTTGCCGGTCACAAGGGGCTTGTTGGTTCTGCCATTTGGAAGAATTTACAGGCTAAGGGCTATACTAACCTTGTAGGCCGCGCCTCTTCGGAGCTAGATTTACGCGATCAGAAGGCTGTCGAGGAATTTTTTGCAGCAGAGAAACCCGAGTATGTATTTCTTGCAGCTGCTAAGGTTGGTGGAATTATGGCAAATAGCATTTACCGTGCCGATTTCATCTACCAAAATCTGCAGATACAGAATAACGTCATTCATAACGCCTATTTGCATGGCGTAAAGAAGTTGCTATTCCTTGGTAGTACCTGTATTTATCCTCGCGATGCTCAGCAGCCCATGAAGGAAACCGAATTGCTGACATCTCCATTGGAGTATACCAACGAACCTTACGCCATTGCAAAGATTGCAGGCATAAAGATGTGCGAGAGCTACAACTTGCAGTACGGAACCAACTACATAGCGGTAATGCCAACCAACCTATACGGTCCAAACGACAACTTCGATTTGGAGAAGTCGCACGTGCTGCCTGCTATGATTCGTAAGATGCACCTTGGCAAGTGCCTATTCAATAACGATTGGGATGCCTTGCGCGAAGATCTGAACAAACGCCCTGTTGAAGGTGTATCTGGTGATGCAGCAGAATTAGATATCCTTAGGGTGCTGGCTAAGTACGGAGTTTATTATGCTAATTACGCGAATATAGACGGATTAAACCAAGAGGCAATTCGTGAAATTCGTTCTAATTCGAGCAATTCGTGTACCGTAGAATTATGGGGAACTGGAACCCCGTTGAGAGAGTTTCTTTGGAGCGAGGAGATGGCAGATGCCAGCGTTTTCTGCATGGAGAACGTCAACTTTGACGACCTAGTTCGCGAAATTCGTAGCAACTCGAGCAATTCGCAGGAAATACGTAATACGCACATCAATATTGGTACTGGTAGGGAGATAACCATTAGAGATTTGGCCTACCGTATAAAGGAAGTTGTTGGCTTTGGTGGTGAGATTGTCTTTAACTCCGATAAGCCCGATGGTACTATGCGTAAGCTTACCGATCCATCTAAGCTGCATTCCTTGGGTTGGCATCACAAGATTGAGATTGAGGATGGCGTTAAGATGATGTACGATTGGTATATCTCTTAG